One window of Mediterraneibacter butyricigenes genomic DNA carries:
- a CDS encoding 5-bromo-4-chloroindolyl phosphate hydrolysis family protein, which translates to MENGDWERFGEEIRRSVQDAVDSWDFTRLNQTITNTIDAAMHGGQRTSRGVDPVGFDQDLGYKYNETKEAGRTGRENHGSSYTHTDGDTHRDAYGETGVELYGKTTGAKAGGIALAIAGGGIGIVFLGMSLMLAVVQLLTGGIVSAGFWALIVTFGVLFLVGTGIAAGGVKKLGLVKRFRNYQKILGSREYCDLKELAEQTGEKPKQVLKDVKKMIESGWFSQGRLDAQEKCLMLSDQAYEQYRSVMEEYRKRQEETKAGKAESGATAGAAKDKKVQSTEGVTSEERKKDLSPEVEAIVRKGEEYIRKIHACNDAIPGEEISAKIARMEMLIGRIFDRVEQNPQVVGETQKLMSYYLPTTLKLLEAYEELDRQPVQGENIATSKREIEETLDTLNTAFEKLLDSLFQETAWDVSSDISVLKMMLAQEGLGPDDFQKKEE; encoded by the coding sequence ATGGAGAACGGAGATTGGGAACGATTTGGAGAAGAAATTCGAAGATCCGTACAGGACGCTGTAGATTCCTGGGATTTCACCCGGTTAAACCAGACGATCACCAATACAATCGATGCGGCCATGCATGGTGGACAGCGGACGTCGCGCGGAGTCGATCCAGTAGGGTTTGATCAGGATCTTGGTTATAAATATAATGAGACAAAGGAAGCGGGACGAACCGGAAGAGAGAATCATGGTTCCTCATATACGCATACAGATGGAGATACGCACAGAGACGCATATGGGGAAACCGGAGTGGAACTGTACGGGAAGACCACAGGAGCAAAGGCTGGTGGAATTGCGCTGGCGATCGCCGGCGGTGGCATCGGAATTGTATTTCTCGGAATGTCACTGATGCTGGCGGTGGTGCAGTTGCTGACAGGAGGGATTGTCAGTGCCGGATTCTGGGCGCTGATCGTGACATTTGGTGTGTTGTTTCTGGTGGGAACAGGGATTGCAGCCGGAGGCGTGAAAAAGCTGGGGCTGGTAAAACGATTCCGGAATTATCAGAAGATTCTGGGCAGCAGAGAGTACTGTGATCTGAAAGAATTGGCGGAACAAACCGGTGAAAAGCCAAAACAGGTCTTAAAAGATGTAAAGAAAATGATTGAGAGCGGATGGTTCAGTCAGGGAAGACTGGATGCCCAGGAAAAATGTCTGATGCTCAGTGATCAGGCTTACGAACAGTACCGGAGCGTGATGGAGGAATACCGGAAACGTCAGGAAGAAACGAAAGCAGGCAAAGCAGAATCCGGTGCGACAGCCGGTGCAGCGAAAGATAAGAAAGTGCAGTCAACAGAGGGCGTGACTTCAGAGGAGCGGAAGAAAGATCTGTCTCCGGAAGTGGAAGCGATTGTCAGAAAAGGGGAAGAATATATCAGGAAGATCCATGCCTGCAATGATGCGATTCCGGGCGAGGAGATTTCCGCAAAGATTGCACGGATGGAGATGCTCATCGGCCGAATCTTTGATCGGGTAGAGCAGAATCCTCAGGTCGTGGGAGAGACGCAGAAACTGATGAGTTATTACCTGCCGACGACGCTGAAATTGTTGGAGGCTTACGAAGAGTTGGATCGTCAGCCGGTACAGGGAGAAAATATTGCAACATCCAAACGGGAGATAGAAGAGACCCTGGATACGTTGAATACAGCTTTTGAAAAACTGCTGGACAGCCTGTTTCAGGAAACGGCGTGGGATGTATCTTCCGATATTTCTGTGCTGAAAATGATGCTGGCACAGGAAGGCCTGGGACCGGATGATTTTCAGAAAAAGGAAGAGTGA
- the rpsL gene encoding 30S ribosomal protein S12 translates to MPTFNQLVRKGRQTSVKKSTAPALQKGYNSLQKRATDVASPQKRGVCTAVKTATPKKPNSALRKIARVRLSNGIEVTSYIPGEGHNLQEHSVVLIRGGRVKDLPGTRYHIVRGTLDTAGVAKRRQARSKYGAKRPKDAK, encoded by the coding sequence ATGCCAACATTTAACCAGTTAGTTAGAAAGGGACGTCAGACTTCTGTAAAGAAATCTACAGCTCCGGCACTTCAGAAGGGATACAACTCACTTCAGAAGCGTGCAACAGATGTAGCTTCTCCTCAGAAGAGAGGTGTGTGTACAGCAGTTAAGACCGCTACACCGAAGAAGCCTAACTCAGCTCTGAGAAAGATCGCCAGAGTTCGTCTGTCTAACGGAATCGAAGTAACAAGCTACATTCCAGGAGAAGGACACAACCTTCAGGAGCATAGCGTTGTTCTGATCCGTGGAGGAAGAGTAAAAGACTTACCAGGTACCAGATACCATATTGTCAGAGGTACACTTGATACAGCAGGTGTTGCCAAGAGAAGACAGGCTCGTTCCAAATATGGTGCGAAGAGACCGAAAGACGCAAAATAA
- a CDS encoding RluA family pseudouridine synthase, with product MNPEIIYEDKYIIVCVKPAGIATQSKKIGAEDMVSLLKKHLAEESGSSGEPYLAVIHRLDQPTSGLLVFAKTKEAARDLNRQIREKTFGKFYLAELRSIPIPREGTLEHYLVKDPHKNIMHVCDADTPGAKLARLSYAVVQINDDSSCIAEIALDTGRQHQIRAQMSAIHCPLAGDSKYGAPDPQHKTLGLYACRLTFRHPHSQNALSFKWDPFR from the coding sequence ATGAACCCTGAAATTATATACGAAGATAAATATATCATTGTCTGTGTGAAACCCGCCGGAATCGCAACACAGAGCAAAAAAATCGGAGCCGAAGACATGGTCAGTCTTCTGAAAAAGCACCTGGCAGAGGAATCCGGATCCTCCGGAGAACCTTACCTGGCGGTAATCCACCGTCTGGATCAGCCTACTTCCGGTCTTCTGGTCTTCGCCAAGACAAAAGAAGCCGCAAGAGATTTAAACCGACAAATCCGCGAAAAAACATTCGGAAAATTTTATCTAGCGGAACTTCGCAGCATTCCCATCCCAAGGGAGGGAACTCTGGAGCATTACCTGGTCAAGGATCCACACAAAAATATCATGCATGTCTGTGATGCCGATACACCGGGAGCCAAGCTAGCCCGTCTTTCTTATGCCGTTGTTCAGATCAATGACGATTCCAGTTGTATCGCAGAAATCGCTCTTGATACCGGACGCCAGCACCAGATCCGTGCACAGATGAGCGCGATCCACTGTCCGCTTGCGGGAGATTCCAAATACGGAGCACCGGATCCGCAGCATAAGACTCTGGGACTGTATGCCTGTCGTCTGACCTTCCGGCATCCCCATTCTCAGAATGCATTGTCTTTCAAATGGGATCCATTTCGCTGA
- a CDS encoding AEC family transporter, with translation MFLLVALGFWVRKRKIIGGTARKQFVDFCLYITLPFNIFHSFQLKWEQSMLLSFLEILLMSVGYNLISIGVSYASYRKIHGSRKSPLRYGTIVSNGGFLGNPVIEGIYGSQGVFYASVFMLPVRIVMWTIGSSCYMNGKEKHLFKKVMTHPCIVSIYLGMLVMIAGIEFPTCIANTIEKVSNCNTPISMMLVGMMLAEMDMKRVKTLLDKTLVYYVFMRLIGIGAILYGVTFLLPVDPLLKGVTVIIAGMPTPITTALLASKYDGDEDYATAMIFVTTILSLVTLPLWCLIL, from the coding sequence ATGTTCCTTCTTGTGGCCCTTGGATTTTGGGTGCGCAAGAGGAAAATCATAGGCGGCACGGCAAGAAAACAATTCGTAGATTTTTGTTTATATATTACGCTTCCGTTCAATATTTTTCATTCCTTTCAATTAAAGTGGGAGCAGAGCATGCTCCTTTCTTTTTTAGAAATTTTGCTGATGTCGGTGGGATATAATCTAATCTCGATCGGCGTCAGTTATGCAAGTTATCGGAAAATACACGGCAGTCGTAAAAGTCCGCTTCGTTATGGAACCATCGTTTCCAACGGAGGATTCCTGGGAAATCCTGTCATAGAGGGAATCTATGGATCGCAGGGCGTGTTTTACGCATCGGTTTTTATGCTGCCGGTAAGAATTGTGATGTGGACCATCGGGTCTTCCTGTTATATGAATGGCAAAGAAAAACATTTATTTAAGAAAGTAATGACCCATCCCTGTATCGTTTCTATTTATCTGGGCATGCTCGTAATGATCGCGGGAATCGAATTCCCGACCTGTATTGCAAATACCATCGAAAAGGTCAGCAACTGTAATACACCTATCAGTATGATGCTGGTCGGAATGATGCTGGCGGAAATGGATATGAAGCGGGTGAAGACACTTCTGGATAAAACACTGGTATATTATGTGTTTATGAGACTGATCGGAATTGGAGCAATCCTGTATGGGGTGACCTTCCTGTTACCGGTGGATCCGCTTCTGAAAGGAGTGACGGTAATCATCGCAGGTATGCCGACCCCGATCACCACGGCACTGCTGGCATCCAAGTATGACGGAGATGAGGATTACGCAACCGCAATGATCTTTGTGACCACGATTTTGTCACTGGTTACATTACCTCTGTGGTGCCTGATATTATAA
- the proS gene encoding proline--tRNA ligase, producing MAKEKKLVESITSRDVDFAQWYTDVVREAKLCDYSGVKGCLNYLPNGYAIWENIQADLDQRFKETGVENVYLPVMIPESLLQKEKDHIEGFAPEVAWVTHGGMEPLQERFCIRPTSETLFCDVWSKTVQSYRDLPKVWNQWCSVLRWEKTTRPFLRSREFLWQEGHTIHATYEEAEERTVQMWRVYRDFVQDDLAIPVVSGRKTESEKFAGAQDTYTIEALMHDGKALQSATSHFFGNAFPDAFGIKYADKNNGLHSVYETSWGLSTRIIGAIIMVHGDDSGLVLPPRIAPVQTRVIPIAQHKEGVLDKATALMDALKKAGYRVKIDDSEKSPGWKFSEQEMLGIPTRIEIGPKDIENNQVVVVRRDTREKIVVSMDEIETKLGEILETIQKEMFERAKAHLDAHISEATSMEEMISEFQEKQGFIKAMWCGEEACEDEIKAQTGGASSRCIPEKEDHLSDVCVCCGKPAKHMVYWGKAY from the coding sequence ATGGCAAAGGAAAAGAAACTGGTAGAATCCATTACTTCCAGAGATGTGGATTTTGCGCAATGGTATACCGATGTAGTACGCGAAGCAAAGCTCTGTGATTATTCCGGAGTAAAAGGATGTCTGAATTATCTGCCGAACGGATATGCAATCTGGGAAAATATCCAGGCAGACCTGGATCAAAGATTTAAAGAAACAGGAGTAGAAAATGTATATCTGCCGGTTATGATCCCGGAAAGTCTGCTTCAGAAAGAAAAAGATCATATCGAAGGGTTCGCGCCGGAAGTGGCATGGGTTACACATGGGGGAATGGAACCGCTTCAGGAAAGATTCTGTATCCGTCCGACTTCTGAGACGTTGTTCTGCGATGTGTGGAGCAAAACAGTACAGTCTTATCGTGATCTGCCGAAGGTATGGAACCAGTGGTGTTCTGTATTAAGATGGGAAAAGACCACAAGACCGTTCCTTCGTTCCAGAGAATTCCTGTGGCAGGAAGGTCATACCATCCATGCAACCTATGAAGAGGCAGAAGAACGTACGGTTCAGATGTGGAGAGTTTATCGTGACTTTGTGCAGGATGATCTGGCAATCCCGGTCGTTTCCGGACGAAAGACAGAGAGCGAAAAATTTGCGGGAGCACAGGATACTTATACCATCGAGGCACTGATGCATGATGGAAAAGCACTGCAGTCTGCAACCAGCCATTTCTTCGGAAATGCATTCCCGGATGCATTTGGAATCAAATATGCAGATAAGAATAACGGACTGCACAGTGTTTACGAGACTTCCTGGGGCCTGTCTACCAGAATCATCGGAGCGATCATCATGGTTCACGGAGATGACAGCGGTCTGGTCCTTCCGCCGAGAATCGCGCCGGTACAGACCAGAGTGATTCCGATCGCACAGCACAAAGAAGGTGTGTTGGATAAGGCAACTGCATTGATGGATGCACTGAAAAAAGCAGGATACCGCGTGAAGATCGACGATTCTGAGAAGAGTCCGGGATGGAAATTCAGTGAGCAGGAAATGCTGGGAATCCCGACCCGTATCGAGATCGGACCGAAAGATATCGAAAACAACCAGGTGGTTGTGGTACGCCGTGATACCAGAGAAAAGATCGTTGTTTCCATGGATGAGATCGAGACAAAATTAGGAGAAATTCTGGAAACCATCCAGAAAGAAATGTTTGAACGTGCAAAAGCACATCTGGATGCACATATCAGTGAAGCAACTTCTATGGAAGAAATGATTTCAGAATTCCAGGAAAAACAGGGCTTCATCAAAGCAATGTGGTGTGGAGAAGAAGCATGCGAAGATGAGATCAAGGCACAGACCGGCGGCGCATCTTCCAGATGTATCCCGGAAAAAGAAGATCACCTGTCTGATGTATGCGTATGTTGCGGAAAACCGGCGAAACACATGGTGTATTGGGGTAAGGCATATTAA
- a CDS encoding toxic anion resistance protein, producing the protein MSEEFKEFDTTPTLTLEPFAAEEKQEVAAVAAPEEPAFDDSILSEEEKKTVDAFAAQIDLTNSAMILQYGAGTQKKMADFSETALENVKTKDMGEVGDLLTGVVKELKNFDEEEEKGFRGLFKKASNKVATMKAKYAKTEANVNQICKVLENHQVLLMKDIALLDKMYELNLTYFKELTMYVLAGKKKLAQVRTTELQELLQKAEQTGLAEDAQAARDLDAMCNRFEKKLHDLELTKTIAMQTAPQIRLVQGNDTMMVEKIQSTLVNTIPLWKSQMVLALGVEHSSQAAAAQREVTDMTNELLKKNAEKLKLATVETAKESERGIVDIETLQQTNASLISTFDEVMQIQEEGRKKRLEAENEMLRMEGELREKLLEIRK; encoded by the coding sequence ATGAGCGAAGAATTTAAGGAATTTGATACAACCCCAACCCTGACGTTGGAACCGTTTGCGGCAGAGGAAAAACAGGAAGTGGCAGCAGTTGCTGCACCGGAAGAACCGGCGTTTGACGACAGCATTCTTTCAGAAGAAGAGAAAAAGACGGTGGATGCATTTGCAGCTCAGATCGACCTGACCAATTCTGCCATGATCTTGCAGTACGGTGCAGGAACCCAGAAAAAGATGGCGGATTTTTCAGAGACAGCTCTGGAAAATGTAAAGACCAAAGATATGGGAGAAGTCGGGGATCTGCTGACTGGTGTGGTCAAAGAGCTGAAAAACTTTGACGAGGAAGAGGAAAAAGGATTCCGCGGACTGTTTAAAAAGGCTTCGAATAAAGTGGCAACCATGAAGGCAAAATATGCGAAGACAGAGGCGAATGTAAACCAGATCTGCAAGGTGCTGGAGAATCATCAGGTCCTGCTGATGAAGGATATTGCGCTTTTGGACAAGATGTATGAACTGAATCTTACTTATTTCAAAGAACTGACCATGTATGTGCTGGCAGGTAAGAAGAAGCTGGCACAGGTACGTACCACAGAGTTGCAGGAACTTCTGCAAAAGGCAGAACAGACCGGTCTGGCAGAGGATGCGCAGGCAGCACGAGATCTGGATGCCATGTGTAACCGCTTTGAGAAGAAGCTTCATGATCTGGAGCTGACCAAGACCATCGCCATGCAGACGGCTCCGCAGATTCGTCTGGTTCAGGGCAATGATACCATGATGGTGGAAAAGATTCAGTCCACGCTGGTGAATACGATTCCGCTGTGGAAGAGCCAGATGGTTCTGGCTCTCGGAGTGGAACATTCCAGTCAGGCGGCAGCAGCTCAGAGAGAAGTGACAGATATGACCAATGAGCTGCTGAAGAAAAATGCAGAGAAATTAAAGCTGGCTACCGTGGAAACGGCGAAAGAATCCGAGCGTGGAATCGTAGATATCGAAACTCTGCAGCAGACAAATGCGTCCCTGATCAGTACCTTCGATGAGGTGATGCAGATTCAGGAAGAGGGACGAAAGAAACGTCTGGAAGCAGAAAATGAAATGTTGCGGATGGAAGGAGAACTTCGGGAGAAGCTGTTGGAGATTCGAAAGTAA